One part of the Pandoraea faecigallinarum genome encodes these proteins:
- a CDS encoding IS5 family transposase (programmed frameshift) codes for MQAPIIDDDLWQLIEPLLPEVKPRAKSDPGRPRVPDRAALDGILFVLKTGIRWNHLPIRLGFGSGATCWRRLNAWQKAGVWEQLHELLLDKLRAAGQIDLSHAAVDSSSVRAVGAGGKTGPNPTDRARPGSKPHLLVDANGIPIVAILTGANAADVTQLLRLVDEITPIRGVRGRPLQKPGIVYADRGYDSTRHRRALRERGIKPMIAKRRTEHGSGLGKYRWVVERTHSWLHRFRRLRIRFDRRADIHEAFLKLGCSLVCWNILRNTQLTF; via the exons ATGCAAGCGCCGATCATTGACGACGATTTGTGGCAACTGATCGAACCGTTACTGCCAGAGGTGAAGCCTCGCGCGAAAAGCGATCCTGGTCGCCCGCGCGTGCCCGATCGAGCAGCACTCGACGGCATCTTGTTCGTGCTCAAGACCGGCATTCGCTGGAACCATTTGCCGATCCGCCTGGGCTTCGGTTCAGGAGCCACTTGCTGGCGACGATTGAACGCCTGGCAGAAGGCCGGCGTATGGGAGCAGCTACACGAGTTACTGCTGGACAAACTGCGCGCAGCTGGCCAAATCGATCTCTCACATGCCGCCGTCGATTCGTCATCGGTGCGTGCTGTTGGGGCGGGCG GAAAAACTGGCCCGAACCCCACGGATAGGGCGCGACCCGGTTCCAAGCCCCACCTCCTCGTAGACGCCAACGGTATCCCAATCGTCGCGATCCTCACCGGCGCGAACGCCGCCGACGTCACACAGTTGCTGCGCCTCGTTGACGAGATTACACCGATTCGCGGTGTTCGCGGCCGCCCGCTTCAGAAGCCCGGTATCGTCTATGCCGATCGCGGCTACGATTCCACCCGGCACCGGCGCGCACTGCGCGAGCGAGGCATCAAACCTATGATCGCCAAGCGTCGGACCGAACACGGCAGCGGGCTGGGCAAATATCGTTGGGTCGTTGAGCGCACCCACTCCTGGCTCCATCGTTTCCGGCGGCTTCGCATCCGCTTCGATCGGCGCGCCGATATTCACGAAGCATTCCTCAAACTCGGCTGTTCTCTCGTCTGCTGGAACATCCTCAGAAACACTCAACTGACTTTTTGA
- a CDS encoding IS630 family transposase: MKCKRLSDGRKLDHHTLQVMRQQAVKAVRAGEAVANVAAAYGLSVRTIFSWLAKFADGGQNALLAKPISGRPPKISADEMRWIAQAVRENSPQQFKFEFGLWTLSLIGELIKRQFGKTLALASVSRVMKLLGFSVQKPLYQAWQQDAKLVQQWEAETYPAIKAQARAEGATIYFADEAGIRSDYHTGTTWAPIGQTPVVTVTGRRFSLNMISAVSPRGDFRFMIHEGSVSSRTFKEFLTRLMIGATKPVFLIVDGHPIHKSKLVKDYVASLDGRLKLFYLPPYAPQLNPDEQVWAHVKRQVSRRLVQNSDDMKKLALGALRRIQKLPELVKSFFQQPECQYAAQ; the protein is encoded by the coding sequence ATGAAATGCAAACGCTTATCCGACGGTCGCAAACTGGACCACCACACCCTCCAGGTCATGCGCCAGCAAGCCGTCAAAGCGGTGCGCGCAGGCGAAGCGGTAGCCAACGTGGCGGCTGCGTACGGCCTGAGTGTTCGCACGATTTTTAGCTGGCTCGCGAAGTTCGCTGACGGCGGGCAAAATGCATTGCTGGCCAAACCGATTTCCGGTCGCCCGCCAAAGATCAGCGCCGACGAAATGCGCTGGATTGCCCAAGCCGTTCGCGAGAACTCCCCGCAACAGTTCAAGTTCGAATTCGGTTTGTGGACATTGTCGCTGATCGGCGAGTTGATCAAACGGCAGTTCGGAAAAACCCTGGCGTTGGCCTCCGTCAGTCGCGTGATGAAACTGCTTGGGTTCTCGGTTCAAAAGCCGCTGTACCAAGCGTGGCAGCAAGATGCCAAGTTAGTCCAGCAGTGGGAAGCCGAAACCTATCCCGCGATCAAAGCCCAGGCCCGTGCCGAAGGTGCCACGATCTACTTCGCCGATGAAGCCGGCATTCGTTCCGATTACCACACCGGCACAACCTGGGCGCCGATTGGACAAACGCCTGTCGTTACCGTGACCGGACGCCGGTTCTCGTTGAATATGATCTCGGCAGTCAGCCCACGCGGCGACTTCCGGTTCATGATTCATGAAGGTTCCGTGAGCTCACGTACCTTCAAAGAATTCCTCACGCGCCTGATGATCGGCGCGACAAAACCCGTGTTCCTCATCGTCGATGGTCATCCCATCCATAAATCCAAGCTCGTCAAAGACTATGTCGCATCGCTCGATGGCCGGCTCAAGCTGTTCTACCTGCCGCCGTACGCACCGCAACTGAACCCGGACGAACAAGTGTGGGCGCATGTCAAACGCCAGGTCAGCCGACGCCTTGTGCAAAACAGCGATGACATGAAAAAACTCGCACTTGGCGCCCTGCGGCGAATCCAAAAACTGCCCGAACTCGTCAAATCGTTCTTCCAACAACCCGAGTGCCAATATGCGGCACAATGA
- a CDS encoding Ig-like domain-containing protein yields the protein MAISTPPASGMAVENGEDIVYTPAATTNADVSFAYTLTNAFGTSTPIAVTVTVAAVPVPASNLQATVDANGTTDIDTNILESKITFAI from the coding sequence GTGGCGATCTCCACGCCGCCTGCGAGCGGCATGGCCGTCGAGAACGGCGAAGACATCGTCTATACGCCGGCGGCGACCACGAATGCAGACGTGTCGTTCGCCTACACGCTCACGAATGCCTTCGGCACATCGACGCCCATCGCCGTGACCGTGACGGTAGCCGCGGTGCCGGTGCCGGCGTCGAACCTGCAAGCGACGGTCGATGCCAACGGCACCACGGACATTGATACTAACATTTTAGAAAGTAAAATCACTTTTGCGATATAG
- a CDS encoding type II toxin-antitoxin system PemK/MazF family toxin, which translates to MVARGEIWLVALDPTKGSEIQKTRPCVVVSPAEMHDHLRTVIVAPMTTKGRPAPFRIPITFMRTSGLILLDQLRAVDKVCLVKKEGAVTDKTLLSTLRTLQEVFAE; encoded by the coding sequence GTGGTAGCGCGCGGGGAGATTTGGCTCGTTGCCCTGGACCCGACAAAGGGTAGCGAAATTCAGAAGACACGGCCGTGTGTGGTCGTCTCGCCGGCTGAAATGCACGATCATCTGCGCACAGTGATCGTCGCGCCGATGACGACGAAGGGGCGGCCCGCGCCGTTCCGTATTCCGATTACGTTCATGCGCACGAGCGGGCTGATTTTGCTGGACCAACTTCGCGCCGTGGACAAGGTGTGCCTGGTAAAGAAAGAGGGCGCCGTTACCGATAAAACGCTATTGAGCACCCTGCGGACGTTGCAGGAAGTCTTTGCAGAGTAG
- a CDS encoding AbrB/MazE/SpoVT family DNA-binding domain-containing protein, whose translation MRTTIRRMGNSQGVLIPKPILAQLGLEGEVDIAVEDDALVIRKPQKKAREGWAEASQDVAAAGDDALVMGEFSNADDSVLMW comes from the coding sequence ATGAGAACTACGATTCGAAGGATGGGTAATTCACAGGGGGTACTGATCCCCAAACCGATTCTTGCTCAGCTTGGTCTGGAGGGGGAAGTGGATATTGCGGTTGAGGACGACGCGCTTGTCATTCGAAAACCGCAAAAGAAGGCGCGTGAGGGCTGGGCTGAGGCCAGCCAGGATGTGGCCGCTGCTGGCGATGACGCGCTGGTGATGGGCGAGTTTTCCAACGCTGACGATTCGGTGCTGATGTGGTAG
- the hypE gene encoding hydrogenase expression/formation protein HypE, with protein MSESPFLSPACPAPAAAGGAIELAHGGGGRLPHGLIEGLFRPALATAPEDFTHDGATLEIDPRGARLAFTTDSYVVRPLFFPGGDIGSLAVNGTVNDLAMCGAEPRYLSVGLVIEEGFSIEALSRVIDSMRDAAHAASVRIVTGDTKVVEWGKGDGVYVNTSGVGLIRARRPVAPQHVRPGDAAILSGDIGRHGIAILAARESLGFESEITSDCAPLAGAVLGLLEAGVEPHCMRDLTRGGLATGLIEIAQAANVAIHLDQAAILVSDAVRGACEILGLDPLYVANEGRFVVLVPADHASRAVAVMRRFDERAAVIGHVEAARRSSGVHLSTIGGSRELDMLSGEQLPRIC; from the coding sequence ATGAGCGAGTCCCCGTTTCTTTCTCCCGCCTGTCCGGCGCCAGCGGCCGCGGGCGGCGCCATCGAACTCGCGCATGGCGGCGGCGGCAGGCTTCCCCACGGTCTGATCGAGGGTCTCTTTCGGCCGGCGCTCGCCACCGCGCCCGAAGACTTCACGCATGACGGCGCCACGCTCGAGATCGACCCCCGAGGCGCACGGCTTGCGTTTACTACGGATTCCTATGTAGTGCGGCCGTTGTTCTTCCCCGGCGGAGACATCGGTTCGCTGGCGGTCAACGGTACGGTGAACGACCTGGCGATGTGCGGTGCCGAGCCGCGCTATCTGAGCGTCGGGTTGGTGATCGAAGAGGGCTTTTCCATCGAGGCGCTGAGCCGGGTCATCGACTCGATGCGAGACGCGGCGCACGCGGCGAGCGTGCGCATCGTGACCGGCGATACGAAGGTCGTGGAATGGGGCAAGGGGGATGGTGTTTACGTGAACACGTCAGGCGTGGGTCTGATTCGCGCGCGCCGGCCGGTCGCGCCGCAACACGTTCGACCCGGCGACGCGGCGATCCTGAGCGGCGACATTGGCAGGCATGGCATCGCCATCCTGGCGGCGCGCGAAAGCCTGGGCTTCGAATCGGAAATCACGAGCGATTGCGCACCGCTCGCCGGCGCGGTGCTCGGGCTGCTCGAAGCGGGCGTGGAGCCGCACTGCATGCGCGATTTGACGCGCGGCGGCCTTGCGACCGGCTTGATCGAGATCGCGCAGGCGGCGAACGTCGCCATTCACCTGGATCAAGCCGCCATTCTCGTGTCGGATGCGGTCCGCGGTGCGTGCGAGATCCTCGGCCTCGATCCGCTGTACGTCGCAAACGAGGGGCGCTTCGTGGTGCTGGTGCCGGCCGACCACGCCAGCCGCGCAGTGGCGGTTATGCGGCGCTTCGACGAACGGGCGGCAGTCATCGGGCACGTTGAGGCGGCGCGGCGAAGCTCAGGGGTCCACTTGAGCACCATCGGCGGCTCGCGCGAGCTGGATATGCTGAGCGGAGAGCAGTTGCCGCGGATATGCTAG